A window from Betaproteobacteria bacterium encodes these proteins:
- a CDS encoding methyltransferase, which translates to MDVEPADELSPERILQVGFAFWGSKTLLSAVEMEVFTELARRPGTLEDLQGRLGLHPRSAGDFLDALVALGFLDRVDGVYCNTPATERFLDKRKPSYIGGILEMGNHRLYRFWGGLTEALRTGLPQNELKGGGESLFTTLYADPARLKEFLRAMTGVSRGANLGIAEKFPWRQYRSFVDVGTAQGDLAVQVALAHPHLNGMGFDLAEVGPIFEEYTAVNGVDHRVKFVAGDFFTDPIPRAEVVMMGHILHDWDLDQKKLLLRNAWEALPSGGAMIVYEALIDDERRGNAFGLLMSLNMLVETPGGFDYTGADCAGWMQEVGFSEVYVEHLIGPDSMVVGIK; encoded by the coding sequence ATGGACGTCGAGCCCGCCGACGAACTCAGCCCCGAGCGCATCCTGCAGGTCGGCTTCGCGTTCTGGGGCTCGAAGACGCTGCTCTCAGCCGTCGAGATGGAAGTCTTCACCGAACTCGCGCGGCGACCGGGCACGCTGGAAGACTTGCAGGGGCGCCTCGGACTGCATCCACGCTCCGCCGGCGATTTCCTCGATGCGCTGGTGGCCCTCGGTTTTCTCGATCGCGTCGACGGCGTCTACTGCAACACCCCCGCGACCGAGCGCTTCCTCGACAAGCGCAAGCCGTCCTACATCGGCGGCATTCTCGAGATGGGCAACCACCGGCTGTACCGCTTCTGGGGCGGGCTGACGGAGGCGCTGCGCACCGGCTTGCCGCAGAACGAACTCAAGGGCGGCGGCGAGTCCCTCTTCACGACGCTCTACGCCGATCCGGCGCGGCTGAAAGAATTCCTGCGGGCGATGACCGGCGTGAGTCGCGGTGCCAATCTCGGCATCGCCGAGAAGTTTCCGTGGCGGCAGTACCGCAGCTTCGTGGATGTCGGCACTGCGCAGGGGGATCTCGCGGTGCAGGTAGCGCTCGCGCATCCGCATCTCAACGGCATGGGTTTCGATCTCGCCGAAGTCGGGCCGATCTTCGAGGAGTACACCGCGGTCAACGGCGTCGATCACCGCGTGAAGTTCGTCGCGGGCGACTTCTTCACCGATCCCATCCCGCGGGCGGAAGTCGTGATGATGGGGCACATCCTCCACGACTGGGACCTCGACCAGAAGAAGCTGCTGCTGCGCAACGCGTGGGAGGCGCTGCCAAGCGGCGGTGCGATGATCGTCTACGAGGCGCTGATCGACGACGAACGCCGCGGCAATGCGTTCGGCCTGCTCATGAGCCTCAACATGCTGGTCGAGACGCCGGGCGGCTTCGACTACACCGGGGCGGATTGCGCCGGCTGGATGCAGGAGGTGGGGTTCAGCGAGGTCTACGTCGAGCATCTGATCGGCCCGGATTCCATGGTGGTGGGGATCAAGTAG
- a CDS encoding aldo/keto reductase, whose product MQHVRLGNTGLRVSRLCLGTMTFGLQCDEATSRAILDAATESGITFIDTADVYPLGGTLDTVGRTEEIIGRWLKGRRDEFVIATKCANKVGPAAWQQGASRKHILWAIDRSLQRLGTDYVDLYQIHHYDAATPIEETLEALDIVVRSGRARYVGCSNFLAWRVARALGKSEARGITRMATVQPRYNLIFRQIERELLPLCAEEGLGVIPYNPIAGGLLSGKHDRSRPPPEGSRFTLGTATSIYQDRYWHEREFETVGKLADIAKESGVSLVTLAVAWVLANPVITSPIIGASRPEQLAASVAGMDFVMTPELKQRLDDLTQEYRMGDAAR is encoded by the coding sequence ATGCAACACGTTCGACTCGGCAACACCGGCCTGCGGGTCTCGCGGCTCTGCCTCGGCACCATGACATTCGGCTTGCAGTGCGACGAGGCGACTTCGCGCGCGATCCTCGACGCTGCCACCGAAAGCGGCATCACCTTCATCGACACCGCCGACGTCTATCCCCTCGGCGGCACGCTCGATACCGTCGGCCGCACCGAGGAGATCATCGGTCGCTGGCTCAAGGGCCGGCGCGACGAGTTCGTCATCGCGACCAAGTGCGCGAACAAGGTCGGCCCCGCCGCGTGGCAGCAGGGGGCGTCGCGCAAGCACATCCTGTGGGCGATCGACCGGTCGCTCCAGCGCTTGGGCACCGACTACGTCGACCTCTATCAGATCCACCACTACGACGCCGCGACGCCGATCGAGGAAACGCTCGAAGCGCTCGACATCGTCGTGCGCAGCGGTCGGGCGCGTTACGTCGGCTGCTCCAATTTCCTCGCCTGGCGGGTTGCGCGTGCGCTGGGCAAGAGCGAGGCGCGCGGGATCACCCGCATGGCGACGGTGCAGCCGCGCTACAACCTGATTTTCCGGCAGATCGAGCGGGAGCTATTGCCGCTGTGCGCGGAGGAAGGCTTGGGCGTCATCCCCTACAACCCGATCGCTGGCGGCCTGCTGAGCGGGAAGCACGACCGCTCGCGGCCGCCGCCCGAGGGCTCGCGGTTCACGCTCGGAACGGCGACCTCGATCTATCAGGACCGCTATTGGCACGAGCGCGAGTTCGAAACCGTGGGCAAGCTCGCGGACATCGCGAAGGAGAGCGGGGTATCCCTGGTGACACTGGCGGTCGCCTGGGTGCTGGCGAATCCGGTGATCACGTCTCCCATCATCGGCGCGAGCCGCCCGGAGCAACTCGCCGCGAGCGTGGCGGGGATGGACTTCGTGATGACGCCCGAGCTTAAGCAGCGGCTGGACGATCTGACCCAGGAGTACCGGATGGGGGATGCGGCGAGGTGA